A region of the Desulfonatronum thiodismutans genome:
GCCGCTGAGGTTCATGTGGGTGCCGCGATCGTCCTGGTTGGGCCACATCACGCTCACCTTGGCGGTGACGTCCTGGTCCGCCGGATCTTCGGAAGCCAGGAGCCGTCCGAAATAGTAGCTGTTGGCAATGCCCACGGCGCACTCGCCGGAGGCCACGGAGCGGATCTGCGCGGTATCGTTGTCCTGGGGTCGACGGGCGAAATTGTTCACGAATCCCCGTACCCAAGCTTCGGTTTGTTCCACGCCATGGTGGGCGATCATCGAAGCCACCAGGGATTGGTTATAGATGTTGGAGGAACTGCGAACGCAGATCACCTTGCCCAGCGCCGGGTCGGCCAGGGCTTCGTAGGTGGTGATCTTTTCGGGATCGATCCGCTCGGGGTCGTAGTAAATGATCCGGGCTCGTGAGGAGAGACCGTACCAATACCCCTCGTCGTCGCGGTACTGGGCCGGGATGTTCTCTTCCAGCACGGTGGAGCGGGCCGCCTGCAGGACGCCGGCCTGCTTCGCGGCCACCAGGTTGCCGACGTCAACGGTGATCAGTACGTCCGCGGGACTGTTGCGGCCTTCGCTGCGCAACCGTTCCAGAAGCGCAGGGCCCTCGCCGGTGAGCAGGTTGGTGGTGATTCCGGTCTGGGCGGAAAACTCGTCCAGAAGCGGCTTGATCAAATGCTCCTGCCGCGCGGAATATATGTTGACCTCCGCGGCATGCGCCGACTGGACCGCGGGAAAGATCAAGGACAGGACAAGCAAGGGCAGGGTGAGAAATATGGTTTTTGATCCTTTCTGAAGCGACATGTTCAATGATCCTCCGGTTTGATGTGAGATTAAGGCAATCTTTTTTGTCAGGAAAAAGCGAGAAAGATATTGATAGGCGCTTTCATGATTGTTGTCAATGTTTTTTTTTGCGTGGTGTTGAACAGGAGTTTAACAGATTGCACCTTGTCTCTTATACAAATCTGACGCTGCCGACCACCTTCTCTCTGTCGTTCTCGCTGGTGACCCCTTCCCTACCAACACACACATCGTACTACGCCATTATCTCGGC
Encoded here:
- a CDS encoding Fe(3+) ABC transporter substrate-binding protein; amino-acid sequence: MSLQKGSKTIFLTLPLLVLSLIFPAVQSAHAAEVNIYSARQEHLIKPLLDEFSAQTGITTNLLTGEGPALLERLRSEGRNSPADVLITVDVGNLVAAKQAGVLQAARSTVLEENIPAQYRDDEGYWYGLSSRARIIYYDPERIDPEKITTYEALADPALGKVICVRSSSNIYNQSLVASMIAHHGVEQTEAWVRGFVNNFARRPQDNDTAQIRSVASGECAVGIANSYYFGRLLASEDPADQDVTAKVSVMWPNQDDRGTHMNLSGGGVTQSARNIDEAVKLLEFLSSQQAQDIYARDNNEYPVNPQVQPSGPVVQMGEFRADDLNLSLIEKFNAEAVRVMDRAGWR